Proteins found in one Triticum aestivum cultivar Chinese Spring chromosome 4D, IWGSC CS RefSeq v2.1, whole genome shotgun sequence genomic segment:
- the LOC123098065 gene encoding ATP-dependent Clp protease ATP-binding subunit CLPT1, chloroplastic, whose product MATAAQVAATFLSFLSCPRHHTAPSPSVSFLATPVLPASLRAAAAGGQTLTFRCRGRRVAVVAQLPTMIPELASGEKKIRWSSRAVRSFAMAELEARKMRYPTTGTEGLLMGILVEGTSDAAKLMRANGITLLTVRDAAATILGKSEMFYFSPMHPPLTESAQRALDWAVNEKLKSGEDGEVTANHLFLAIWSDKESAGHKVLASLGFDDQKASLLAKTAGEEKAMSPR is encoded by the exons ATGGCGACCGCCGCCCAGGTCGCCGCCACATTTCTCTCCTTCCTCTCATGCCCCCGTCACCACACCGCTCCCTCCCCTTCCGTCTCCTTCCTGGCGACCCCTGTATTGCCCGCCTCGCTCCGGGCCGCTGCCGCGGGGGGCCAAACCCTCACCTTCCGCTGTCGGGGCCGTCGCGTCGCCGTCGTCGCTCAGCTCCCTACTAT GATTCCGGAGCTAGCTAGCGGGGAGAAGAAAATCAG GTGGTCATCGAGGGCGGTGCGATCATTTGCAATGGCGGAATTGGAGGCACGGAAGATGAGGTACCCAACCACAGGCACCGAGGGGCTGCTTATGGGCATACTCGTTGAAG GAACTAGTGATGCGGCAAAACTTATGCGTGCTAATGGAATCACATTGCTCACTGTGCGTGACGCGGCAGCAACAATACTTGGGAAGTCAGAAATGTTTTACTTCAGTCCTATGCATCCACCATTGACAGAATCTGCACAGCGTGCCCTTGATTGGGCTGTAAACGAGAAACTAAAATCAG GTGAGGACGGAGAGGTAACGGCCAATCATTTGTTCCTGGCGATATGGTCAGATAAAGAGTCAGCTGGTCATAAGGTTCTGGCTTCCCTTGGTTTTGATGATCAGAAAGCCAGTTTGCTGGCCAAAACG GCAGGCGAAGAGAAAGCAATGAGTCCTAGATAG